The Thermodesulfatator atlanticus DSM 21156 DNA window TTCGTTTTCTCTATAAGGTAAAGCACCAAAATGCAAAAAAGTTTTATTATTACCTGTTAACTTCTTTATAAGTTCTACTAGCGTTCTAATTTGCATAGAGTTGCCTGAACCTATCTCATATTCGTAAAATCTTTTTTCTAAGTTGTCTATATGAATCAAGACCATATAATAAGCTTCTACTACATCTTGCACATATACAAAATCTCTTTTTTGCTTACCTTCGGTTAATTTTATCTCTTCTACATTTTTTAATAGCTGATTTATTATCCAAGGGATAAATTTTGTAGTATCATCCTTTTCTCCATATATATGCTCTAATTTCAAATTAATTACCCTTATCTTTTCAGAAAAGATCTTTAGCCATTCAACAAATTGTTTTTTTGATAAAGAATAGTAATTTAAATACTTGCACAAAATAGTATCCGTATTTAAAAAAGTACCTGTATTAAACGAAATGGAGATCTCCAAAAGTTGAAGAGGAAAATATAGATTAGCTTCGACTATTTCTCTAACACTTTCACCCTTTCTTCCATATTTTGTAGCTGTATGTATAACTACATCTATCTCATATTCCTCAAAAGGTTTAACTAAAGATATTTTGTCAATATCATAACATATAAGTTTGTTAATAATATGCTGTATCCTCCATATATCAGAAAAGCTTCTTTTAAGAATAATAACTTTATATCCTTCGTGAACAAATCTTTCTGCTAGATGACTACCCAGAAAGCCAGTTGCACCTGTAAGGAGGATGGTCTTTTTCATCTTAATCTTTCCATACCTTCCAAGGAGGATTGCCAGATTGCCAAAGCTTTTCAAGTTCGTTTTTATCTCGAAGAGTATCCATACATTTCCAAAAACCTCTGTGCTTGTAAGCCACCAATTGCCCATCCTTCG harbors:
- a CDS encoding NAD-dependent epimerase/dehydratase family protein, whose translation is MKKTILLTGATGFLGSHLAERFVHEGYKVIILKRSFSDIWRIQHIINKLICYDIDKISLVKPFEEYEIDVVIHTATKYGRKGESVREIVEANLYFPLQLLEISISFNTGTFLNTDTILCKYLNYYSLSKKQFVEWLKIFSEKIRVINLKLEHIYGEKDDTTKFIPWIINQLLKNVEEIKLTEGKQKRDFVYVQDVVEAYYMVLIHIDNLEKRFYEYEIGSGNSMQIRTLVELIKKLTGNNKTFLHFGALPYRENEIMESRANLEMIKRDIGWFPKVSLEEGLLRTIRWYKNREKVNERT